The window CAGACAGTGAAAATTATCTCAAGGAGTTATCATGTCGGTTACTTGCCCGGATTGTCAGACACGAGTAGAGCCACAAAACGGAGCGGCGCACTGCGAAAACTGTCATAAAGATATTCAGCTTGAAGCGCGTTGTCCGGAGTGTCATCAGCAACTCCAGATATTAAAAGCCTGCGGTGCTGTGGACTACTTTTGTCCGCATGGGCATGGACTTATTTCGAAGAAACGCGTCGAATTTTTCATTAATAATAATTAAAAGTAAATTTAGAGTTTCTAATTTGCCTACTTATTTTTATGTCTGATATTATCGATAGTAGGCAATATTTAGAATGTTTATATATTCATTCGCGTAATGAATTGATATTTACATTGTAAGCCGGAGTGAATTTCTCGATATAAAACAATATTATATTTTAGTTATTGCGATAAACTCAAGGATGGTTGTCGTATGGCGCAATGGATGCGCATTCTCATACTCGTGTTACTTTATGGTGGCGTTGTTTCAGCCTCAGGCACCAGTGTATCTCCAGTAGCTGAAAAAGTGAGTGAAACCTCATTACCTGATTTAGCCAGTGACTCAGCGCAAAAAAAAGAACAAGAGAATCTCGGAAAATCATATACAGAAAAAAGCGCTGACTATTTTATTAATTCTGCCACGCAAGGGTTTGATAATCTAACACCAGAAGCGCTTGAATCTCAGGCCCGTAGCTATTTTCAGGGGCAAATGACTTCGTCTGCACAATCTGGAATTGAATCATTAATGTCGCCCTATGGCAAAGTGCGTACCAACCTGGCAATTGGTGAAGGGGGGGATCTGGAAGGTAGTTCGCTGGATTATTTTGTTCCCTGGTACGATACCCAAAGCACATTGTTTTTTAGTCAGTTTTCAGCCCAGCGAAAAGAAGATCGTACCATTGGTAACGTGGGGTTCGGCGTGCGTCAGAATGTAGGGGCGTGGTTGCTGGGGAGCAACGTGTTTTATGACTACGATTTTACGCGTGGTCACCGCCGTCTGGGTTTAGGTGGCGAGGCGTGGACCGATTTTCTGCGTTTTTCCGGAAACTATTACCATCCTCTGTCGGACTGGAAAGATTCCGAAGATTTTGAGTTTTACGAAGAACGTCCGGCTCAAGGCTGGGACGTGCGGACAGAGGCGTGGCTACCATTCTATCCGCAGCTTGGCGGCAAACTGATTTATGAGCAGTATTATGGTGATGAGGTCGCGCTGTTCGGGACAGATAACCTGCAAAAAAATCCGCACGCTGTGACCGTTGGAATGAGTTACACACCGGTTCCTTTACTTACGCTGGCGGCAGATTATAAGGCTGGTACGGGAGACAATACTGACTTAAGCGTAACGGCATCAATGACCTACCAGTTTGGTACCCCGCTGGCAGCACAGCTTGATCCCGAAAATGTGAAAACCCAACACTCGTTGGCTGGAAGCCGCACCGATTTTGTCGATCGTAATAACTTTATCGTTCTGGAATACCGCGAAAAGGATCCGCTAGATGTCACTCTGTGGCTGAAAGCCGATGAAACCAACGAAAACCCAGAATGTGTCATTCAGGACAAACCGGAAGCCGGTATTGGCCTGGAGAAATGTAAATGGACGATCAACGCGCTCATTAACCATCGCTATAAAATTATTACAGCCTCATGGCAGGCGAAAAACAACGCCAACCGCACGCTGGTGATGCCGGTGGTAAAAGCGAACATGCTCACAGAAGGTAACAATAACCGCTGGAATTTGGTGCTACCAGCGTGGATCAATGCCAGCACAGAAGAAGAACGCACGACGTTGAATACCTGGAAAGTCCGCATCACCCTGGAAGATGATAAGGGGAACAAACAGAACTCGGGCATTGCGGAAATTACCGTGCAGCAGGACCGCCGGATTGAGCTGGTTGTCGATAATATCGCTGATGCCGATCGTACCGATCACAGCCACGCTGCCAGTGCACAGGCTGATGGTGCTGATGGCGTGGTGCTGGACGTGCTGTTAACCGATTCGAATGGTGATACCACCGACCGTAATGGCAACGAGCTGGTTGATGACGTAATGACCCCTGAGCTGTACGACAGCAATGATAAAAAAGTCGCGCTGTCGACGACGGCGTGTACTGTAGAAAACCCCTGTGTATTTATCGCTAATCGAGACAAAACGGCGGGTACGGTTACGTTGTCGAGTACGTTGCCTGGAACCTACCGCTGGAAAGCAAATACGGATGTTTATGGCGACAGTAACTATGTTGACGTTACCTTTCTGGGAAGTGACTCCGGTGGTGTCAGCGGTATCATCTATCAAGTAAAAGCCGCACAGCCGGTCAATTTGATGGGCAAAGAACAACAACACCCCACGCTCAATAATACCTACCGCTTCGCGCTTTGGCGTGATGCCAACAGCGATAGCGTATTCCAGATGTCAGAGCAGCTGACGGAAGAAGAAATGGCGCAGTATGACTACCAGTGGGAGTTCACTGGGCAGAGCACGCATGGGCATACCGGCGCCGAGTCAAATACCACCAATGAAGATCTAGTTCTTCCTGCAACCAACAAAGAGGCCGCGCAGAAATTTGGCGCGAATGTCCAGGATGGCGTTCAGGGATACGGCATACGGGTTTCGTATAGCCAGAAATAGCACAGCGTAGTGGCTGAGCGGCCAATCGCTGAAACATAAAGAAAAGGAGAGTCTTAATGCAGCAAATCGTAAAACGTCGACTAACTAAGGTCGCTCTGGCACTGGTAGTCGCAGGATATTGTTCCGTTCCGGCTATGGCGGCAAATGGCAATCTTAAGAGTGGACAATGGCAGATTGTTTCCGACAGCACGGGGACGATTCAGGGGACTGTACCGTGGATCACTCGCGCGGCAGATAAAACTACAGATACCGACAAAGATCATGTGACGGTCACTGTCGAACGCGCTAGTCGTACGGTCATCAGCGAAGGTGACAAGCAGTTCCACGTGGGCGATAAGGTGACGCTCAACTGGGCGATTGGCGATACGGAAGGTGACCTTGACGCCAACAATACCGCCACCAAAGCGACAATGGTTTGGGTGCGTTCTAAGAACCAGGATGGTTCGGATGCGGCAGAGATTAGCGGAACAACTGGGCAGGATAGCTACACCATTCAGGCCGATGATGCCGACTATTATCTTGGTATCAAAATGACACCAACCACCACCACCGGGGATCCCAACGCTGCCACCGTACTGCTGCTCGGTGACCTTTCTACCAACGCGGGCGGCGGTGCGGACGATGATGATATTCCGGAAGGTCCAGTGGTTGATGAAAACGTGAAAGTGGTGGTTTACGAGTCAGGTTCGACGACTAACCTGTTGGGTACGGCGACTATGCTTAAAACCAATACCACCTATAAAGTTCTGCTGTGGAAAGATAAAAACAGTAACGGCACCTACGATACCGGTGAAGACGTTACCAGCGATTACAACTACCGCTGGAAATTTACCGGCAACAGTAAGCAACTGGGCGCGGCGGGCGGTCTTGTCAGCAGTACCTATAACAACACCGATCTGGTGGTTCCAGTTACCAATGCCGAAGCGAAGAGTGCCTTCGACAACGGCGAAAGCGGTGGTGTTACCCTTGGCAACGATGGCGTGCAGGGTTACGGACTGTCTATCGATTATCAACGCAAATAATACTTACCCGACCATCCCTGCAAAGGGATGGTCTTTTCCGCGTCTTTTGCTTAGCTAACGGTTAAGCAAAAGATGTTGAATACAGAGCAAATACAGGTGGATATAGCTTATGGATGGCAGTCTGCGCAGGGAAGGGATTTCCCACTTTTTATTGATCATGCTGTTAATGTTCAGCAGTTTTTCTGCGCCAGTGTCCGGTGCGTTGAAAAGCGGTACCTGGCAGGAAGTGAACACCTCAACCGATGCAATCAACGGTACTGTACCGCTGGCCGACGGTGTCACGATCCCTGTCTATCAGGGCAGTATTCAGCTCAAGTCAGATGAAACCAACACCATTAATTTTAGTGCTATGCCGCGTGACTTCAACACCGACGATACGGCTAGCGCGCTGCAGCTCGTTAATCCTCTGGATACCGAAGGCGATATTTTTGCGGTACCGCCCGTTCGTTGGGAAGAGAAAACGCCGAACGTTGCCCTAACCTGGGCCGATGCTGCGACTCCGGATGAGCCACTCAATCCGCAGCCTGTCGCCAATCAAACATTCTGTGCGCAGAATATGGCCGGGAAAAACTATGTAATCTGGCCGAAAATTGAGAACGATGATTCATCCACGCCGGCTGTTTTATATCTGCAAACGATCACGGGTACCCCCTTCAGCAATGCCACCACCCTGCTAGAGCAGAAGATTCCGGTAACGATTACCGCCGCGGCTGGCGATCCAGTGAAGGTAACGGCGGATAATTACAACGAAACGCTGAAAGCTGCAAAGGTGAATGTGGGCGGGAGCATTACGCTGGCGGTCACCACGCATGACTGTCAGGGTAATGCTGTAGGTAATACGGCATTTGTAATCACCCGTGGCGATGCACTGAACCGCCAGAATACCGTGAATAATACTGCACCCGTGCATGTTGGCGACACCGAACTGACCACCACGACAACGGAATATCACGGCACCACTGATGCTAATGGTAACGCCAGCGTTGTAATCACGCAGGCGAATGGCCCTGGCGTCAAAACTCCGCTGA of the Citrobacter freundii genome contains:
- a CDS encoding zinc ribbon domain-containing protein, with amino-acid sequence MSVTCPDCQTRVEPQNGAAHCENCHKDIQLEARCPECHQQLQILKACGAVDYFCPHGHGLISKKRVEFFINNN
- the sinH gene encoding intimin-like inverse autotransporter SinH, with product MAQWMRILILVLLYGGVVSASGTSVSPVAEKVSETSLPDLASDSAQKKEQENLGKSYTEKSADYFINSATQGFDNLTPEALESQARSYFQGQMTSSAQSGIESLMSPYGKVRTNLAIGEGGDLEGSSLDYFVPWYDTQSTLFFSQFSAQRKEDRTIGNVGFGVRQNVGAWLLGSNVFYDYDFTRGHRRLGLGGEAWTDFLRFSGNYYHPLSDWKDSEDFEFYEERPAQGWDVRTEAWLPFYPQLGGKLIYEQYYGDEVALFGTDNLQKNPHAVTVGMSYTPVPLLTLAADYKAGTGDNTDLSVTASMTYQFGTPLAAQLDPENVKTQHSLAGSRTDFVDRNNFIVLEYREKDPLDVTLWLKADETNENPECVIQDKPEAGIGLEKCKWTINALINHRYKIITASWQAKNNANRTLVMPVVKANMLTEGNNNRWNLVLPAWINASTEEERTTLNTWKVRITLEDDKGNKQNSGIAEITVQQDRRIELVVDNIADADRTDHSHAASAQADGADGVVLDVLLTDSNGDTTDRNGNELVDDVMTPELYDSNDKKVALSTTACTVENPCVFIANRDKTAGTVTLSSTLPGTYRWKANTDVYGDSNYVDVTFLGSDSGGVSGIIYQVKAAQPVNLMGKEQQHPTLNNTYRFALWRDANSDSVFQMSEQLTEEEMAQYDYQWEFTGQSTHGHTGAESNTTNEDLVLPATNKEAAQKFGANVQDGVQGYGIRVSYSQK
- a CDS encoding SinI family autotransporter-associated protein translates to MQQIVKRRLTKVALALVVAGYCSVPAMAANGNLKSGQWQIVSDSTGTIQGTVPWITRAADKTTDTDKDHVTVTVERASRTVISEGDKQFHVGDKVTLNWAIGDTEGDLDANNTATKATMVWVRSKNQDGSDAAEISGTTGQDSYTIQADDADYYLGIKMTPTTTTGDPNAATVLLLGDLSTNAGGGADDDDIPEGPVVDENVKVVVYESGSTTNLLGTATMLKTNTTYKVLLWKDKNSNGTYDTGEDVTSDYNYRWKFTGNSKQLGAAGGLVSSTYNNTDLVVPVTNAEAKSAFDNGESGGVTLGNDGVQGYGLSIDYQRK